The Breoghania sp. genome has a segment encoding these proteins:
- a CDS encoding dihydrodipicolinate synthase family protein, whose translation MTRNAHVALVTCFNEDETINYEATCAQARRQVAAGNDLMVCGTNGDFSALTHEEKIKLTEVVSEEVGGRVKIIVNVGCPGTFETLQLARAVDGLGLHGIAVIAPYFISCTQDGLIRHFSTIADAVKTPVYLYDIPARTQNHIEPATAKVLAKHGNIAGIKDSGGSTETVQEYLEVSREVGNFDVYCAPDHLVLWGLEQGCAGVVSGLGNVAPETLAQIIRGFNEGDMDAARAAQENFAGLRKDLYALGFPPAMVKRALCMNDSSVGLSRQPALLPNDEQDAKIVEILKARNLYTRDA comes from the coding sequence ATGACGCGCAATGCCCATGTGGCCCTCGTCACCTGCTTCAACGAGGACGAGACGATCAACTATGAGGCGACCTGCGCCCAGGCCCGCCGACAGGTGGCCGCTGGCAACGACCTCATGGTCTGCGGCACCAATGGCGACTTTTCCGCGCTCACGCACGAAGAAAAGATCAAGCTCACCGAGGTGGTGAGCGAAGAGGTCGGCGGTCGCGTCAAGATCATCGTCAATGTCGGCTGCCCGGGAACCTTCGAGACGTTGCAGCTTGCGCGCGCCGTCGATGGTCTCGGCCTGCACGGCATCGCGGTCATCGCGCCCTATTTCATCTCCTGCACACAGGATGGCCTGATCCGCCACTTCTCCACGATCGCGGATGCGGTGAAGACGCCGGTCTATCTCTATGACATCCCGGCGCGCACCCAGAACCACATCGAACCGGCGACCGCCAAGGTGCTGGCCAAGCACGGCAATATCGCAGGCATCAAGGATTCCGGCGGCTCCACCGAGACCGTTCAGGAATACCTGGAAGTCAGCCGCGAGGTTGGCAATTTCGATGTCTATTGCGCCCCCGATCATCTGGTCCTTTGGGGGCTGGAGCAGGGCTGCGCGGGCGTCGTGTCCGGTCTCGGCAACGTGGCGCCCGAAACGCTGGCGCAGATCATCCGTGGCTTCAATGAAGGCGACATGGACGCCGCCAGGGCCGCGCAGGAGAATTTCGCCGGGCTTCGCAAGGACCTCTATGCGCTGGGCTTCCCGCCCGCCATGGTCAAGCGCGCGCTTTGCATGAATGACAGCTCCGTCGGCCTGTCGCGCCAGCCCGCGCTTCTGCCGAATGACGAGCAGGACGCCAAGATCGTGGAGATCCTGAAGGCGCGTAACCTCTACACGCGGGACGCCTGA
- a CDS encoding phosphoglycerate dehydrogenase: MTVVVTTSPGFAKQGPVAELIAEKGWELIRCADTSLPDGGVSAHIGRADYLVVGLVPVTPATLEGASNLKAVLKHGVGVDNIDIPACTAAGLPVCNTPAANADAVAELAVGLMFSMARFIPQGHASVTSGGWDRRVGSQLGGKTLGIVGLGNIGKRLAKLARGLGMTVVANDMYPDEAFTREHGVTMMSLDEVLAASDYVSLHVFGGKDNAALINRETIGQMKPGARLINLARGEVVDLDAVAEALESGQLGGVAIDAYVSEPPSTDHPVFSHANAVFTPHSGADTREAVENVGKMVIEDISTFLEGGMPKRCLNARDL; the protein is encoded by the coding sequence ATGACCGTCGTCGTTACCACTTCGCCGGGCTTTGCAAAGCAGGGGCCGGTGGCCGAGCTGATCGCGGAAAAGGGCTGGGAACTGATCCGCTGTGCGGACACTTCGCTGCCCGATGGCGGTGTCAGCGCGCATATTGGCCGGGCTGACTACCTGGTCGTGGGGCTGGTGCCCGTCACGCCCGCGACGCTGGAAGGCGCTTCCAATCTCAAGGCCGTGCTGAAGCATGGCGTGGGCGTGGACAATATCGACATTCCGGCCTGTACGGCGGCGGGGCTGCCGGTATGCAACACGCCTGCCGCCAATGCGGATGCGGTTGCGGAACTGGCGGTCGGGCTGATGTTCTCCATGGCCCGCTTCATCCCGCAGGGCCATGCGTCCGTCACATCCGGTGGATGGGATCGCCGCGTCGGCAGCCAGCTTGGCGGCAAGACGCTGGGCATTGTCGGGCTCGGCAATATCGGCAAGCGGCTTGCAAAGCTCGCGCGTGGCCTCGGCATGACGGTTGTCGCCAACGATATGTACCCGGACGAGGCCTTTACCCGTGAACATGGCGTCACCATGATGAGCCTGGACGAGGTTCTCGCCGCTTCCGACTACGTGTCGCTGCACGTCTTCGGCGGCAAGGACAACGCGGCCCTCATCAACCGCGAGACGATTGGCCAGATGAAGCCCGGCGCGCGGCTCATCAATCTGGCACGCGGCGAGGTGGTCGATCTCGATGCGGTGGCCGAAGCTCTTGAAAGCGGCCAGCTCGGGGGCGTCGCCATCGATGCCTATGTGAGCGAGCCGCCGTCCACCGACCATCCGGTCTTCTCCCACGCAAACGCTGTCTTCACGCCCCATTCGGGGGCGGACACCAGGGAAGCGGTGGAGAATGTGGGCAAGATGGTGATCGAGGACATTTCCACCTTCCTGGAAGGTGGCATGCCGAAGCGGTGCCTCAACGCCAGGGACCTGTGA
- the pdxA gene encoding 4-hydroxythreonine-4-phosphate dehydrogenase PdxA produces MSQKPIVITMGDPSGVGAEVTVKAMASLEPKDRARYAVIGDKPTLERAVAACKLDLALADFGGAVPEGALAVIHVQVADLPGKFGVLSPACGEASFRFIEKAVEMTTGGEAISIVTAPINKEALNAAGHHYDGHTGMLAALTHSKSSWMLLASPTLNVLHVSTHVSLKDAITRATPERVLETIRTGHKHLKRMGIANPRIAVAGINPHCGENGLFGREDDEQIAPGVKMAQDEGINVEGPISADTVYYRAHKGAFDLVIAQYHDQGHIPIKLIAFDTAVNVSLGLPIDRCSVDHGTAFDIAGTGKANHVNMLAALDYAGKLAAGRS; encoded by the coding sequence ATGAGCCAGAAACCGATCGTCATCACGATGGGCGACCCGTCAGGCGTGGGGGCCGAGGTCACCGTCAAGGCGATGGCTTCGCTCGAACCGAAGGACCGTGCGCGCTATGCGGTGATCGGCGACAAGCCGACGCTTGAACGCGCGGTTGCCGCCTGCAAGCTCGATCTGGCACTCGCCGATTTCGGCGGGGCCGTGCCGGAAGGCGCGCTGGCCGTGATCCATGTGCAGGTGGCGGATCTGCCGGGCAAGTTCGGCGTGTTGTCGCCGGCCTGTGGCGAGGCCTCCTTCCGTTTCATCGAAAAGGCGGTCGAGATGACCACCGGCGGTGAAGCGATCAGCATCGTCACCGCGCCGATCAACAAGGAGGCGCTCAACGCAGCCGGTCATCACTATGACGGCCACACCGGCATGCTGGCGGCACTGACGCATTCCAAGTCGAGCTGGATGCTGCTCGCATCGCCGACGCTGAACGTGCTTCATGTCTCCACCCATGTGTCGCTTAAAGATGCGATCACACGGGCGACACCGGAGCGCGTTCTGGAGACCATCCGCACCGGCCACAAGCATCTCAAGCGCATGGGGATCGCGAACCCGCGCATCGCGGTTGCGGGCATCAACCCCCATTGTGGTGAGAACGGGCTCTTCGGGCGCGAGGATGACGAGCAGATCGCGCCGGGCGTGAAGATGGCGCAGGACGAGGGCATCAACGTCGAGGGCCCGATTTCCGCCGACACGGTCTATTACCGGGCGCATAAGGGCGCGTTCGATCTGGTGATCGCCCAGTACCACGATCAGGGCCACATCCCGATCAAGCTGATCGCCTTCGATACCGCGGTGAACGTGTCTCTGGGGCTTCCCATCGACCGGTGTTCCGTCGATCACGGCACGGCCTTCGATATCGCGGGAACCGGCAAGGCCAACCATGTGAACATGCTGGCCGCGCTCGACTATG